Within the Dermacentor silvarum isolate Dsil-2018 chromosome 8, BIME_Dsil_1.4, whole genome shotgun sequence genome, the region GCCATTTCTTGAAAGGAATTTACGGTCGACAATGGTCGTACTTCTGAAGAATGATGAAAGTAGGTCTGCAGAAATGACACTGTGGCTGCTGTGGACTTATGGAGGCATGTTTTGTGAATGCATTGACATGTGCTTGGTACCCACCTTCCTTTACAGACGAAACTGCCGAGAAAGGACAAGAAAGACAAGGATAAGAACCCCATGCGGGAGGTTCGGATCCGAAAGCTGTGCCTTAACATTTGTGTTGGTGAATCGGGAGACAGGCTGACACGAGCTGCCAAGGTGAGCCTTTGTACAGAACTCTGTTATACTTCCGGCACGTGCTTCCCTTTCATGTTTCATTTGACACTAATGTTATGGCTTATAGGTGTTTGTAAACATCACAACTTAAAGAAGCTATTTAGGTTTTGTGTACACAAGAAACATTAGCTATTACTACTAGTGAATTAGTTATTTTGTGTTAGCCGGCAAAGATTAAAATTTTCACAACCAGAAACATCTACCTGGAATGTTGGTTATGGCAGCTGGTGTAGCACGTAGAGACCTCTAAACATTTTCAGTTTTGCTTAGCGGTGGTGTTCTCCCCATCTGATGTCCTATATAATCGGGAGAAGAGGTGTAAGTGCGTAAGGGAATTGCTCGAGACATTGAAGTACAAGTTTGTGCTTATTGTATTCATAAAGATTGAAAAACTAAGTGCTAAATTTTTTCTCGCGCATTTCTATTTGCTCCAGAGAAATGACCAGCAAGAGCTATGTTGCAGGAACGGGATTAGTATGACCTAACAAATGCTGCAGTTGCCCCTTTCAGGTGAACAGGTGCACCCATTTATGTCATGTTGGTGCTGACCATAATAATCCATGATAATGCGAGACAAATGATGTTATAAGAGCACTAATCGGCTACCCCTCTGGCAAGAAGCCTACAGTATCGCACATTTTTTTCTAGTCTGCTTCCACTAGTGTAGCTGATTAGTACATGTTCAAAGTACAAATGATTACACATCTGGGAAATTTTTTGCCATGTGAATCCAAGTCAGACTATAGTTTTTCCTCTAAAAGCACTCATCGGCAGGCACTGAATGCGTGTTGTGCACTCAGCCCTGTGTTGTATGTCAACAAGTGCAAGAGTAAATCCTCCTCTGCAACGTGAGGCCCGAGTACGAATTCAGGCTTTGCTACTAAATTGGAGGTACAGCTTGCACCACATTGGTACATCAATTTACTTTCAATATATTTTGTCCATATGACCTGTCTCTGAGGTGGCCATTTGGTGGTTTgagcatattgacccttttcgcaaagcagtttgttctagagagaTGAGATGACGCTTTCGGTGGTGCGCCGAATGTCGCCTCGGCGGCATGCACGAATCTAATACCCTTACTGCTACCTTCTACCTTACTGCTACCTTCTACCCTTACTGCTACCTTCTACCTTGTTTCTGTGCGATaagctgtaggaaatgcaacagttttcgctcacgcactctGCTCCAATTATGCTGGATTGAATCCTGGATTGAGgccgtgtgcagtagttggctgcaacaATAGTGACTTGCATaataaggaatgtaatgaatatgtgtggccaagttcgcggaccgctgctgcaactgttcgtACGTATTTCTGGCACTTCAAAATGTATGGCTTACTTTGAGGATACAGACATTTGCTCGTAGCCAGCGTTGCATTGCTAAGCTTCacagaaagggcttcagcccttgtacgtcggcaagagtgagtactgctcgttaaacaatgataaagggagtagcgctgcttcctgtcattaTAGGGTTCGCGCACAGTATCttcacacatctaccccaactggcacggaaacttacgcccactctttcgccaacgtgtcaagaataagtaaACGGGTGCACACTGGAATGTATGCGCATGATAAATGACTACTGCACTGATAGTGCACGAATAGTCGAAGCTAAATGTTTCGTGCTGGTCCACAAGATTAaggagttactagcgataatacgacTTAGCTACAAGgcattacaatgtacagaacagctatgttttcaagccttgtgcgtagCAAGAAAAACATGATGGAACTGAGCACCCCCGCAAGCGATCGGGCAGAAAATAATCAGTGACTGCACCGAGCAACATTACTGAGtcggaaacgtgacaagccgctggttcaaaatatttgccagataaagaatgaagagcaagacacgctgatcctgattcaattcatgagcggaaagtttggatagcttggaatacattttagcCCCGCtattagagcaagcaccatatacgctgctcgcactgTTTGGATGTAGCTtcatcagctccgaaagcacttctCTGAAGCTGTAGCCAAAGCTTCGTTTCGTCCACCCAGTCTCACCGTCTACGAtgtctcccgaaacagaggtttgctaagccgcgcAGGTGTCATACACTGTaaacagaggcagttgaggcaagcaatggtcGAGTCACCACGTAATAAACATGGCACCGCGCATGGaatcgccacgaaaagggtcaatatgcacATTGCTAATGCAGCACTTTTCTGGCATGTTTGTTGACTTGATTTCTCCACCAGAGAAAAGTAGATGTCCACTACTTTTGAGTCTTTAAAGGAAAAGACATATTCCAGCATAGTGTATTTGCTAACTTCTACAATTCTATTGTAATGACTTTTAGAGCTCATATATGATTTTTGTATTAGCATCAATGATTTCAATCTTCGTTTGTCAAGTTTAACCTTTGCAAAAGTTCATATAGAACTGTTTCAATTGACATTTTTGGCCGTAATAGACTTTGTCAAGATATAGTTAAAtgcattcatgtttttttttttttttgaatgaagGTAATGCAGAACTGATTTCAAAAGCATAAAAGTATAGTCGCTGACAAAATATTCACACCTGGCGGTTATTTGTACCTACCTGCATCAGTGACATTTATAGGACTTATACAAATTATAAAACCAGCATATAATGGCAACTGAACTTTTGTCAGCTGTTATGTTAATATTTCATGAAGTGGACttataaaaacatttttttttttcgtcatgtTGGTCATTCTTTCTGTGATTCTGTAGCGCAAAGTGCCCCTCCAGTGTTGCTACGAACAGTCAGCGAATCTTTAATAACCATCTTTCCTTTGGGGCAATGAATGCCATTAAACAATCAACATGATTTGTTGTCAACCTTTTTAATATATCTTGTTAGTATTTGGTGTTGTATTAGCCATATTATAAGGTTGGCAAGTTTGGTAATTGATTGTGTGATGTGGAGTGGTACTGATTTCATTTGTGCAGCCTCCTGTTCATGTGGTATACAAGAGTTGCGACAGGGTTAAGATTCACTGCATAGCAGGTCTAGCCAAGCCATGATTAACACGGCCGTGTAATAATGGAACTGCATAATCCATGAAAGGTCGTGACAAATAGCAGCTATCGTATCGTAGTTAAGTGCCAGCACTAATAGGCACAGGTTGTATCACCCATCTCGCAGAGTATTTTGCCGATCTGCATTTGCTTGTCGTAAGAACACTGGTGATTGTATCGCTAAAGCGTGCAGAAGCATATGCCTCAGCCTCGAATGCAGACGACTTGGACATTTGGTTCAAGGAAAACGCTCGCATCTCTGCTGCAGGTTTCAATATGTTGAACTGTCTTTTGACTCTCATCAGGTGCTCGAACAGCTGACAGGCCAGCAGCCTGTGTTCTCCAAGGCCCGCTACACTGTGCGATCATTCGGCATTAGGAGAAACGAGAAAATTGCTGtgcactgcaccgtccggggCCCCAAGGCTGAGGAGATCCTCGAGAAAGGCCTCAAGGTGTGTGTGATGTTCAGCTTGCAGGTGGCATGTTTCAGGCGCCCTTTGGTGCAGCTAAGGCTGTTGAAAAATTGGTGCCTGATGCTTTGATATTTAAACACTGAATGTGAAAAGTAATGGAGCCATCTGACACATTTTAGCTGCTTGCTTCTAATATGATAGGCACATACAAGAGTAGTGTAGTTTTGACAAGAAGCCTGCATGATCACAATTTTGTTTGTTTGGCCTGCTTCCACGTGAGTAACTGATCAATGCGTGTTGAAAGCTGGTCATCTTTTCTAGATTTAAAGCGGCCACATGTGCAGCAATTGCCAAAGCACTCATCGGCAGGTACTGAATGCGTGTTGTGCACTCAGCCCTGTGTTGTATGTCAACAAGTGCTAGAGTAAATCCTCCTTTGCAACGTGAGATCTGACAACAAATTCAGGCCTCGCTACTAAATTGGAGGTACAGTCTTTGTTAAAAGTATACGGACTGCATTGCCTGTGACTGCCAGGCTCTTTCAGGGGGTTTTGTTGGTTATCATTATATTTCATTACCCTTAGGAATCAAAAAGAACTCGTACTTGCCATCTAGCTGTCTGGATTGTTAGGAGCATCTGAGAGCTATTTTAGCTGCCTGCTTCCAATAGGCACATACAAAATAGTCTACTTCTGTCtattcatcacccccccccccctttctttttccttttaaaAATATGGGTTCAGAAATTGTGTACACATTAGAATTGAATACGAAACAAACGCTTGCGGCATTGGCAGCAGCCAAACTCGGCAGCGTCATCACCATTTGTGCACAATATGGCAACAGACGCTTTTGTGTAGGTTTACAACATTCATACACTACTTTCATTAAAATACTCATTCAAAAGAAGAGTGATTTTACATAATCTAGTGGCAATGAGCTGTATCACATGTTCTTGGTGTTCCGCAAACTTAGATGCGTCGCAGGATAAACTGGTGAAATTGGTAGTAAAGGCTTGGTCCATCGGCTCATTCACGATGCTTACAAAGCCATTCTAAGAGTGCAGAGCCTCAAACACATTGGACAGCAAGGGGGGCACATTGTGTTCTGTAGACAGCAATAGAAGTGTTTGAAACGTGAGCATGAATAAGTGCCCATTTTGTTAAGGTCATTAGCAGGTTGCATCTTTTTTGCATTGCAAAAATTGGTTCTGcacttctttgtttttctttttctggataAGAATGATAAGACAGCGATTCTGGCACATAGCTCAGAATGCCACTGCTCGTGGACACTTATGTGTCTAATGCTAGTCATGCAAAATCTTTCAAGTGAGAAGGTATCATTGAAAGTGATCTGAGAATCCAATGCACCTTTTTATGTCACTTTTGGGATGTCTCTCATTCTCTGCTGAATCCAATATTTCTGACTTTAGGTGGTCTCTTTTGAGTCTGCATTATCATTCGGTTTTAATATTCAACATGTTTGCGTAATACATTTCCCTGGcattagattttttttcttgcagtccCGTGGAAAACGTATTAGATGTGTTCTATTGTAATCATTTTTCAAGAGCCCACTAATAAACCAGTTAATACAAGATTGCTACAGCTCCTGGAATTAAGAAGAATCAAATTCACTGGCTCCTCTGAACTGCCATGTGGCATGCCTTCCTTTCCTCCATGCAGGTGCGAGAATACGAGCTCCGCAAAGATAACTTCTCGGACACCGGGAACTTTGGCTTTGGTATCCAGGAGCACATTGACCTGGGTATCAAGTATGACCCCACCATTGGCATCTACGGTCTGGACTTTTACGTAGTTCTGGGCCGGCCAGGCTTTAATGTTGCACACAGGCGCCACAAGAAAGGCACCATTGGTTGCAATCACCGGCTTTCAAAGGAAGAGGCCATCAAGTGGTTCCAACAGAAGGTCAGCATCCCCATGTGGCTAATGATTGTTTTTACTTCCTCCCCTCTGGAGCTTTCATTTAACAACCTTTGTGCAAAGTGGCTGACGCTCTGTTTCATAATAgcaggcgacgctacaaaagctAGACAAACTTCTCACTGTTCGCATTTGCGTTTAAAAAAATGGCACTTCACATATAAAAGATAGAGGTATGTGACTTAAGTTGTGTGTCATAAACCATGTTTCTGATCTATTTACCACTGAATGATTGAAGTTACTTGCTTCATCGACCAGTGGCCACAGTGGACCACCCGCATGTGCGACCAAAATATAGTATGTCATACTCTAAGTGCAAAGGTGCACAATTATGATTTGACATATTGTTACGTCCACAAGCTGTAGTTGTATATATAAGGTAATTTCGTTGAAGGGGTTGCAGATAAAACAGCTTCGCTCCATAACACATGGAGTGGGACTTCTATGACTGCACCACTTGTGTAGGTTCCACAGCGTTGCCTTTTAAGTATGAAATAGAGTGTAGTATTTGGGACGGTATTTCATAGCATAGAATTGTGAATTCTTTTTTTCTCAACTGCATCACCCAGTTTACTAGGTTTCAGAACCGACAGTAGTCTTGAGACAGATGCAGCATGATCAGCTTTGATGAGTGTAGTGTGAATATTTATGTTGGATCCGTTGGAAATAAGTTTAGTTTGGACATACCAAGCATTTTTCGAAAACTGTCTTGGATTACTAAAAAAACCCCGGGTGATTCAAGGCTCAAATGTAATCAGAATTAGCAAAATAGCTTAGGCAATTTCAATAATTTTtgctaattaacttctcaatAGGTGTGCATGTTGTATTTGCAGAATTAGTTTTCCAGTGTTCAAAGCATACCCTCATGCTGGAAACTTTGTGGCTAGTGTCAGTTGTGAGAAATTTAGACAGATAACGTGCTATGGAATGCATTGGTTTCCAACATTTCTTTCTAGTGAGGAAACATCTAATGCAAGGGTTGTCAGACAGCTATATGCCAAGAGCCATACAAACTTGTCAGAGAGCCTTGAGTTGTAGTTTGGACACTCCTGATATTGTGTGTAGGGCAGGCAGCATTTGTCTATTGGCGTAACACAGTGAGTGCCACGGGAAGGAAGGTGCAGTAGATCTACCAGCGTTATGCGAGCAGGAGCTTACGGGTTTGATTGCTGGCTGCAGCGgccactagagttactgtatatgctaccaaaggtagcagagttgcgcgtctgatttatgaacgccgatcgtgcctccattggccgaacgccatcacgtgggttccaagcaaccatgcactgaggagaagctgatgctccggtcagtttcttgtatttcccgacgccgccgctgcagcgaactggattaacgctagccaagttcaaagcgaatctggtcgatcttggcgttcgctgttacgtgcgtgtcagctgcggaacaacacaacgtgcgcagcagatctcccaggtgttcaatcgtagttccatcgaaattccaccgtaatcagacaaaaacagctaatattgcagtaaccaagtgatttctacttcgctgctggtgtaaattttcggcagtggcgtaatcgtgttgctgccgaaaacttacgccagcagcgaagtaaaatacacttggttactgccgtattagctgtttttgtctgtttgcgctctgcgccatcagatggcagcaccatacaggccgctcacgtttacggttccgcctaCTGGCCCCAACGCTCGGTCCGCCTGCGCGTTTACCCGataaccggacaagctaaaccgctctaattgaccgggtgctctgctcccaactgcaccaatcgctcggaaagcggaaagttccgagaaggtgcacaggtaaacgcacaagtccaaaaaacaactaatattattcgcgctccatctcacgccgcgcgttaaaaatcagcagtgcctttttttcttcttgactattttatctagtgagctgtttccatgcgctttgtttgcgattagacggaaaagcggtTCACACGCGATGGAAAAGCACCCATGGCcgaccgacgacacggtaggcatgtcgcctgcaaaaacggagttcggcttcaccacataggtttggttgcttgctaggcaagatggcggacctacgcgcaactctgctcccgtagggagcatatacagtaactctagcggccacattttgatgggggcaaagcGCAAAAATGCACGTGTATCTTGATTTTTGCGATAAAATTGAGTGAAAGTTTTACAATTAGtttgatttaaaaaaaactaGGTAGCCAAAATCAGTCCTCCACTATGACCTCTCTGTACCCCCTGTGTTGCTTGGGACCTCACACCCCACGAAACAATCAAAtgcagttgaggatggcagagGGGTAGGCTGTGTGTGGCAGTGCTCGTGGCTTCAAGTTCAATTGGCGATTCATTGGAGGACATTATCTACTCCGGAAATGCAGCTAGTGCAGTAGAATCCCGCTAATttgtttttcacgggaccgtaacaaaaaaaagtaagcggggaaacgcaagagccgagaaacaggaaaaattgagaaattagAGTAATGTttaactgcacacaatattatttaaattcttacgtgtaaaaaaaaaaagccggataGTAAGGATAGTTTTAGTTTGATCGTCTGTATAAACATTCACTATATTAATGAGCagggtgtcagcgcacacaggcaaacatgaacataccacactcgatgagtgcggacacgtgctgtcaaacgctggcgtaaggaagcgccgcagcagcagtgagcgaagtgaccttttggtgctgtctatcgcttgaacgcaaACTGAGCGTGGAGAACACAGTACacgcaaagctacgagccgccgacgcacctacactgcctggactctgcccccaacgcagatggctttcaagatacagaccacgcgccgccgcgcagtacgcagttgatgccacaGTACAACGCCGGCCACCATCCCTCCCTTCTCGGTGCCTTGAGCGCGACAGAGGCGTGCTTCCTCTTTCTAGAATCTCCCTCCGTCCTGCccccttttaacagcgaagctgtttaagcaagccgtaatttgtggtgcgtagcaaaaAACTACCAAGGACTTTCTTGCCATGTTTACCAAGCTTCTTGTAAGAATGTACAAATTATTCAGTTCTTTGAAAGTAAATTGCAACTTGCGTTTGcaaaatacttcaggatgtgaaaaatcagctgctcccaaaagccaaattgcctgctccaaaacGAAATTTCTGTTGCTTcaaatcagaagtccgcagtagcatcactgtttCATTTGTGTTCTCAGCTGCACTATCGCACTTCATCGGCAGGCACTCATGCTTTATCGGCATGCTGTCCTGTGTTGTATCTCAACAAGTGCAACAGCAAATCCTCCTTTGCAACGTTGGGCCTGACAGACATTCAGTCCTTACTACAATATTGGAGGTACAGCTTCCGTACTGCTGATAAAGCGGTCATTCTTAAAAATGCTGTTTGCATATGACCCCTTTATGCTGGCAGCTGCTTTGACTGACAAACACTTAGCCACTGTTCAGAGTAATTTTTAATATTCTAGAATGTTGCAGCAAAAGATAAATCTTATCACTTTGGCAGGGGTGCTGTTGTCTTTTTGCCCTTTCATACTCTCCTTGGGACAAAAGGCCTCTGGCAGTGCACTTCGGCTGCAATCGCTCACATTAGGCAGAACCAAGGGCCATTCTACCTGTTCGtcgtttggggggggggggggtacaccTTTTTGTTCAGTTTACAGTATTTTCAAGGTTTAGTTTGAGGACCTGAGAAATGGTAACTAACGCTGTGATATTTTCTCTTTGCAGTACGATGGCATCATCTTGCCCGGAAAGGGCGGCAAATGAATCTGCTGTCGGCCACATGATTCctcacaaataaaaataaaaaaaaaactcacatgGTACATGTTTAAGGTGCTTTGTTTACATACAAACATAGTCGCCGACCGATAATTTGGACACTTGATTATTCGGTCAGCACCGCCACTAGCCCCATAGACTTTTAATGTATAAGGATGACAGAAATTTTGCACACCTCACAGAGTGCAGTGTCGTAATTTGGCCACTGAGGCAAgcagaaatagcaatattttCATTTTGTTGCCGGCATGTCCTCGAAGCCGCCACCAGTGAAACCTAGTCAATATAGTAGTCTCCAATAATAATTAAGTGCATGAATGAACTTTCATCTGTCTGTAGCAACAGCATCACTGTTAGAGATACGGGTCATGATATTGTAGCCAATGCCTTTTGCTCGATGGCTGGCTGATCTTATTGATAATGTGTGTGGAGTGTCCCTCTGATTACTGGCGAAGCGCAAAAAACGTGAAAAGGAATTGCATAAAATGCATTGTTAGAAAATTGTGGCCATGGAATGTCTTGGGCTGTACTTAAGCCATATTCTTAGAGTGCCACTTTAGATGCTTTCATATTTGTGATATCGCGTGTCTGGCACCGGACGCGTCGATAGGTGGCAGCTTTTCCACATTGCTAAAATAGCTTGCTTGTCACGGTGCCCAAAATGCCATTGTTCTTAGACACCAATGCTTAATGTGGCACCCAATTTTACACCACGTGTGTAGTAATGTCGCTTATTTTCAGGCGGATCCGGCATTTAGAATTTCTTCGCTGTCCCCATCGAGTCATAATTATGACTCAGCGGCTGTAGCAAAGCTTGGTGTTACAAGTGCAGGCACCTGTGGAATTTTTGGGTGTTCAGTAGAACCAGGGCATTGTAATTGCAATCGACCAAGCATGACCAGTGCATGGTTGCTCTGAAACATGTTGCAGGTTGCCTGCATACTTGCATAATCATTGCATATGGCCTAAACTGCAATGTTTTTGTGAATGGGATTTCAAAATGTGAGTAGCAAAAACCTGGCATTTAGTGGCAAAAGACATCCACCCCAACTATGTTTGTCTGCTATGAGGCAGTTCATTTAAAATTGATTTGTAGTAGTGGTTCTAGTGCTGAAGAGTTCATGTAGTATACTGTGCGTATGCTAAGAGTAGAAACTGGTAATGAAGTTAATACAGGCGACGGACGGACAAATCGGCTAGCTATatacaccttcgctgtaaaaatgcttaCGGCAAAATATCTGCGCAGCGCGGTGAAAATGAGACAAAATAGTGGGCGTGTGCCACGAGAACCACTGTTTGCTAACTCtcttcacggagtggtagggccgacgaattttttcattctagactaagtgccattttataacatatgtTGTTCATCTAAAAAGCCAATTTAACAAGGTAaagattacctttatcaaacgtttatcaCTTGTGTTTCAAAATTGGTTCCACATCTCAAATATTAAAGTATGGCCCTACAAAAGTAGGCAACTGCGTTTCAGCCTTCTTAAAAGTGCCCGgtaaaaatttcgattaatcgatgaaaaaccctgcatcgaaagcgattaatcgattaaaggctaaaacgatgaatgattaatcgttaatcgaataaaataattaaacGACCATCCCTACTGCTGCTTTGCGAATCGCGTTCGCATATCGGCGACGGCAGCAGCGCGTAGCCAACGGCTGTCCTTGAGGGGCCCCCCGTCGTCGCCGACGTGACTGCGATCGGCGCGTGCGGAACGTAAACGACTGAGAGCACGCCGCAGCGCGCACCGTACACCTTCCGGAAACGCAACCCACGTGGTTCAGGCCGTGACCTGAGTAGATGGACGCCGTGCGAAGGCTGGGTGCGGTTCGCTGCTCGTCGCCGTGCTGGTGTGGCCGCGTTTTCGAACGTCGCGATCGTCTCCGGTGACTGACAACACCCGCGGCCCAGCTCACTTTCGTCGGATTGAGGCTCGGGCACGGGCTCAGGACACGGAAGCCAGCCGCGCCGAACGCCGTCGGTTTGTGTGTGCAGCCGTGTGCGCGCGTGTTGTGTTGACTCTTCGCCGTGCGTCGTTCGGGTGCGCTCACGCGAGCAAGTGAGCGCGGAGGCATCAGCGCGGGAGATTCGAAGGCGGCATGAGCAAGTGGGACAGCGAGGTGGCGTGTGCCGTGACACTGTATTTGTGTATCGCCTGGTGTTTAGTTTAAGGGGTAGCTGGACATTGCCTGCTGACGAGCTCGGGCACTGAACATGTTTCGCGATCTGAGCGGCTTGTGTAAGCGCGAGCTGCAAGGTTTTTTTTCTAGCCGCCGAAAGGCGCGAGgtgtctgcgtgcgtgcgtgtggcaGAGAGCGCAGTGTAATTAAGATTGGGGATGGATCGAAAAATGACGCCAGTTGAAGCGCCGGGTTCAATGCCTTCGCTTCTGATTGTCTACGATCGTGGCGCCGGCGGGTCTGCGTTGCAGACGGAACGTTGAGCCGTGTGTTTCGAGCTTTGTCAGTCGGAGGGCCGTGCTCGTCGCGTAGGAACATCGAAGCTGTAATCTCAGCCAGTTTCGATAGCAAATAGTGTTTCCGCGCATCTCGATATCGAACAATTGTCGCCGGATCTGGTTAGGCTCAAGTCGTTGGAAGGCTGTACAAACGCTTCGGAGCAGCGCGCCCCGGAAAGCAAATCTTTCCGTGATGCGTCCAACGCCCGGCGCTGCCGGAGTTTGCGCTCGAGCTGCATCGATTTTATGTGGGCGAGCAGATGCAGGAACGGAAAGGGTTTTCAAAAATAATGAGTGCACCTCAGTAGAGAACATGAGCTGCGTGCGACATTTGCCAGTGCGAAATGAGTTGgagtaaacgtttttttttt harbors:
- the LOC119461053 gene encoding 60S ribosomal protein L11 — protein: MTAKTKLPRKDKKDKDKNPMREVRIRKLCLNICVGESGDRLTRAAKVLEQLTGQQPVFSKARYTVRSFGIRRNEKIAVHCTVRGPKAEEILEKGLKVREYELRKDNFSDTGNFGFGIQEHIDLGIKYDPTIGIYGLDFYVVLGRPGFNVAHRRHKKGTIGCNHRLSKEEAIKWFQQKYDGIILPGKGGK